The Lycium barbarum isolate Lr01 chromosome 11, ASM1917538v2, whole genome shotgun sequence genome contains the following window.
AATCCAaatcgatgagtcatgacgaATGCCTGATCACTTGTGACCAAACAGCTCTATACTCGTACCTGGATAGTACTGAATAGCAAGGGCCCATACGTGACGCCAATCTAAACTATACTGACTCCTGTAAGAATGACATCATAAAATTTGTACcatctgtatatatatagatatgctgagaaaaacagtgcaagccgactaggctgctacatatgctgtacacaaaagaataggagcggACAAGGCTATAtcatatctaactgtacacaacTATCTACACACCTCTAAAGAGTGCAAAGATATAAaagggacgggacagggccctgccatgcccatatatgcacATAAccaaatagcataccaaaatagactgcagcttcggatcaagtggagcgcactgactgccgCTGAATAGAAGCCCTACTGAGGTGGTCCACCTGTCTATCCgactgaacctgtgggcatgaacgcagccccccgagcaataggggagtcagtacggataatgtatcgagtatgtaaggcataagaatagAAAGTACATAAAAGTCATGAGAGACATCCGAAACATGAAGGCTGATCTCAGTATCTGAAAGTCTCTGCGGCTAGCATCTGGAAATAACTGCATGACTCTGtgtaactgaaagtgcctctgagggcgtatgacatgtataggtcataatataactgctagtactgtggaacgtgcagctcgGTCCATATATCATGTGTAAATCCCGAGGGACGtacggtccgatccatatatcatatggaAATGCCAAGGAATGTCACGACCCGAtaggagggccatgacgggcacccagtgttaacccacccgggcacctcttatcgaaCATCCATATTTATCTCTAGATgggccacatagctaaatcataattTCTATCCGTCATTCAAGCAAATATTAGTGGCAACGGtacattcataacataattaacAACTATACCcccatcaatgtacataagctaacgaggctatcaaaatgatatacaaaatgcaATCTGACAAGGgttcaagacatctaaccatatacaactgtctacgagcctttaagaagagtaggtaatatcatataggcgggacaggaccccgccgtgcccatgtatgtacacaaaacaataataCCAAAAACTGTAGCtctggatgaaatggagctcctctaagtagtccctgaataagaaagctattgatcaagcctgtctccctggccacctgcgggcatgacgcagcgtccacaaacaaaaggacgtcagtacgaataatgtactgagtatgtaaagcataatcaacatcataataggagcataagagacaacataagaaacagCTTAAGATGGGAGAATTCGGGAGATAGTAAagccatcattatcattacttaCTTACATGTCTTTCATAGGTAGGGACCTTTCATTTCTGAAGCGtgctcatgtacatacatacatatacattcgtgttcgtattcatattcgtatccatagcatacccgaccaagGAGGTTCGGTGGTTTTACATACCCGGCTATGATGATGCtcagtgattatacatacctgaccctaccaagtgatagcatccatggtagctcagaattattgaaggacgtggatgaagatatggaagttccaagaagacccatgacaagatctcaaacgaggaaattgcaagacaagcttaatgggctgcaatcaacaattcaaaagtgtcttgtgatggaagaagagctccagcccaattcaaattttttcctcaagtcttacacttatttggaggcccaaattaaagtccaaagtgagatgaaatgaggcccaaatcagccccaaaagaagaagtttccagcagcccaaattggcccaaattagtttctagaataaataattaattgttgttttaatctatgttgacttgcattggtccaagtgtggtagtcttctaggttgttttaatctctgttgactacattggtcctagtgtgggaagtcttctatgtttctagggaagataattcccatttatttctatttggactagttccttcctttacaactatatataggggtgattgtcatccattgtaaatcagattttgaagaatatattatattgagagttcttttgaacctttgtggcattactttaggatttatctttcaacctaactagttcctagttcaaggtagtaagataatttcttccttgatatctttgatttctttttggtattctttcgaaggcggttagttctaaatactaattgttgtcctaagttactcacaaagcggtcaggatcctaatctactgtttttgatttgttgtctcaagtaaaggcgttagatttcttcctataaatctatacgttgttacttggatcttgtcaagacattagaactaacgttcttgaaaatttgtggattgttccttcgaatttcccatatcttttattttctagtttttagattcttttctatatttgcttccgcacttcttatattttaattataaatttgggatctccctaacctcgttgttatcaagtgctttgcatccatggtagctcagaattattgaaggacgtggatgaagatatggaagttccaagaagacccatgacaagatctcaaacgaggaaattgcaagacaagcttaatgggctgcaatcaacaattcaaaagtgtcttgtgatggaagaagagctccagcccaattcaaattttttcctcaagtcttacacttatttggaggcccaaattaaagtccaaagtgagatgaaatgaggcccaaatcagccccaaaagaagaagtttccagcagcccaaattggcccaaattagtttctagaataaataattaattgttgttttaatctatgttgacttgcattggtccaagtgtggtagtcttctaggttgttttaatctctgttgactacattggtcctagtgtgggaagtcttctatgtttctagggaagataattcccatttatttctatttggactagttccttcctttacaactatatataggggtgattgtcatccattgtaaatcagattttgaagaatatattatattgagagttcttttgaacctttgtggcattactttaggatttatctttcaacctaactagttcctagttcaaggtagtaagataatttcttccttgatatctttgatttctttttggtattctttcgaaggcggttagttctaaatactaattgttgtcctaagttactcacaaagcggtcaggatcctaatctactgtttttgatttgttgtctcaagtaaaggcgttagatttcttcctataaatctatacgttgttacttggatcttgtcaagacattagaactaacgttcttgaaaatttgtggattgttccttcgaatttcccatatcttttattttctagtttttagattcttttctatatttgcttccgcacttcttatattttaattataaatttgggatctccctaacctcgttgttatcaagtggtatcagagcggttctatcaagattccgttcttgataatcttggggatttcttgaaaaaaaaaaaagagcaaaaaaaaaaaaaaaattaaaaaagtactgtagcagtgaacagtgacgaaaaaaaaaaagaaaaaaaaagtttagtgtttgctcttcaagaaatttcttccatttatttgttttctaaagattaagatagaaaacaagaagaggagatcctagatctttaaagctaagaagcaatcaatttttttcttactccttttagcttgttaaaaaaaaaaaaaaagtcctttttgttcaagtcttgtttcaactaaattctaattctttctaggattggttcttcattttttttagtgccctaaaattctttattttactactaagggcttgattctagtggggtttaattataaatccacaaagtgttttcccaaaggttatttgaggggaaaaaggcaagagtgggtgagaataattgaggaaaaaagccaaaaaaaaaaaaaaactgagtgatacattttctttaaaataactatgtctttcacaattgcaagaatctatgattatgaaggattggccaagtgcggcagtaatcatgtggtactaccaagattgtgcatgtgtgctagtaaagaaacttacctacaatgggaatactatatggagcatatatttgcttgtaacaatttttgggagatggaaaaattggagtttgccacaagggcattgtccttgaaattacggaagatagtcgatgattatcgtaatcctcattgggtgaaatttaatcggctacttttgacgtggagtgatttaaaggaggaattgaggcgcattcattctataacactgtcccaagatgaagctaactccaaaagtcctattcgttccaataagatggttaagtatgtaatcttccaagaggaggagtcaagttgtgaacaaaagagtgactcttcatcatgtgtaacttctcttacactaacagaagttcctaaacctccaaaaaaaagagaagatgagagaataaaagaactgagtgaaaaagaaaattataaggaagagagatacaaaattgggtggagtaagggagtgcaaaatggtaactcaagagaggaaaaaggaaagtttcagttgagaaaagcgagtgagttgtcacaagaaaagaatggagataaaaacaaaagcaagagtgaaaagaatgagagtgaaggcagagatgttagaacaaaaagtgttttgttacaagaattgagagaatcaaaagagagcttaagtgagaatggttcttgtttatcttctaacctccttactctttgtctttctagtgtttttgaatctacattgcaggtttcggaacaagcgcccatgcggtctttagaacagcaaagaaaagagataaagaccttatgttgccaagaagattctgcaaaattttcaagtgctacatcacatgtagaccaaggtagaggatcctttaaggaagcaacttgtggtaaaatggctaaacctaatactttatgtgctttaaaagccattgaatgtgaaggaattgtaggtaagagttgtgataattcaatttttgaatctgttgtttcatcacctatggatgagagttattctccttgtttaggtcattctttatttgactctagtgatgcagttgttgatgagaactcattcatgtctaatgtgcactatgctagtaatcttttagttgtagcaatggaaggggatatgactaatctcattagtcaaggttttaaattgtgtgataacccattgtgggatgataataaagatgagtttgcagtttatttttgtccactttgggataccaatgaaggaagaaaagatggtgaaattcccaatgaagataatgagacacatgaagcttttggtgtcttagatattaaggaagttgagctaaatgcaggatatagtcactcaagtgtggaaaaggataagtgctcacacattgctaatttcacaatatctttatcttgtttcgtcgatccttttttgcaggtttattccaagccacttcttgaggaaattacttttggtccatatcttgattatggtatatctaatggtgaggttaaattatttagcaagagcaaatatggtatgttttccttgtattcatacgcttttggtctagctaatgaccctctgcaatttaaagagcttatgaattgtgtttttagtgcttgtgttggtgattacattttcctgttagctgatgttatacttggacttttaaaaggagtgtttgtgcataaaaataataagtggattaaatggttgcatggtcactaccttgtgttactcataccaagtggttgttgtgtttttctacttattgtgattatcatgttggttgcaggaaaatatcaagattcaaggacgagaataatctttaagagaggaagaatgatagcaaccatgaaGGCGCAAAtgcattaaatagaaaataaggtcaccaccaagattcgagacgaatcttctttaagagggggagaatgatagcatccatggtagctcagaattattgaaggacgtggatgaagatatggaagttccaagaagacccatgacaagatctcaaacgaggaaattgcaagacaagcttaatgggctgcaatcaacaattcaaaagtgtcttgtgatggaagaagagctccagcccaattcaaattttttcctcaagtcttacacttatttggaggcccaaattaaagtccaaagtgagatgaaatgaggcccaaatcagccccaaaagaagaagtttccagcagcccaaattggcccaaattagtttctagaataaataattaattgttgttttaatctatgttgacttgcattggtccaagtgtggtagtcttctaggttgttttaatctctgttgactacattggtcctagtgtgggaagtcttctatgtttctagggaagataattcccatttatttctatttggactagttccttcctttacaactatatataggggtgattgtcatccattgtaaatcagattttgaagaatatattatattgagagttcttttgaacctttgtggcattactttaggatttatctttcaacctaactagttcctagttcaaggtagtaagataatttcttccttgatatctttgatttctttttggtattctttcgaaggcggttagttctaaatactaattgttgtcctaagttactcacaaagcggtcaggatcctaatctactgtttttgatttgttgtctcaagtaaaggcgttagatttcttcctataaatctatacgttgttacttggatcttgtcaagacattagaactaacgttcttgaaaatttgtggattgttccttcgaatttcccatatcttttattttctagtttttagattcttttctatatttgcttccgcacttcttatattttaattataaatttgggatctccctaacctcgttgttatcaagtggtatcagagcggttctatcaagattccgttcttgataatcttggggatttcttgaaaaaaaaaaaagagcaaaaaaaaaaaaaaaattaaaaaagtactgtagcagtgaacagtgacgaaaaaaaaaaagaaaaaaaaagtttagtgtttgctcttcaagaaatttcttccatttatttgttttctaaagattaagatagaaaacaagaagaggagatcctagatctttaaagctaagaagcaatcaatttttttcttactccttttagcttgttaaaaaaaaaaaaaaagtcctttttgttcaagtcttgtttcaactaaattctaattctttctaggattggttcttcattttttttagtgccctaaaattctttattttactactaagggcttgattctagtggggtttaattataaatccacaaagtgttttcccaaaggttatttgaggggaaaaaggcaagagtgggtgagaataattgaggaaaaaagccaaaaaaaaaaaaaaactgagtgatacattttctttaaaataactatgtctttcacaattgcaagaatctatgattatgaaggattggccaagtgcggcagtaatcatgtggtactaccaagattgtgcatgtgtgctagtaaagaaacttacctacaatgggaatactatatggagcatatatttgcttgtaacaatttttgggagatggaaaaattggagtttgccacaagggcattgtccttgaaattacggaagatagtcgatgattatcgtaatcctcattgggtgaaatttaatcggctacttttgacgtggagtgatttaaaggaggaattgaggcgcattcattctataacactgtcccaagatgaagctaactccaaaagtcctattcgttccaataagatggttaagtatgtaatcttccaagaggaggagtcaagttgtgaacaaaagagtgactcttcatcatgtgtaacttctcttacactaacagaagttcctaaacctccaaaaaaaagagaagatgagagaataaaagaactgagtgaaaaagaaaattataaggaagagagatacaaaattgggtggagtaagggagtgcaaaatggtaactcaagagaggaaaaaggaaagtttcagttgagaaaagcgagtgagttgtcacaagaaaagaatggagataaaaacaaaagcaagagtgaaaagaatgagagtgaaggcagagatgttagaacaaaaagtgttttgttacaagaattgagagaatcaaaagagagcttaagtgagaatggttcttgtttatcttctaacctccttactctttgtctttctagtgtttttgaatctacattgcaggtttcggaacaagcgcccatgcggtctttagaacagcaaagaaaagagataaagaccttatgttgccaagaagattctgcaaaattttcaagtgctacatcacatgtagaccaaggtagaggatcctttaaggaagcaacttgtggtaaaatggctaaacctaatactttatgtgctttaaaagccattgaatgtgaaggaattgtaggtaagagttgtgataattcaatttttgaatctgttgtttcatcacctatggatgagagttattctccttgtttaggtcattctttatttgactctagtgatgcagttgttgatgagaactcattcatgtctaatgtgcactatgctagtaatcttttagttgtagcaatggaaggggatatgactaatctcattagtcaaggtttta
Protein-coding sequences here:
- the LOC132617720 gene encoding uncharacterized protein LOC132617720; the encoded protein is MSFTIARIYDYEGLAKCGSNHVVLPRLCMCASKETYLQWEYYMEHIFACNNFWEMEKLEFATRALSLKLRKIVDDYRNPHWVKFNRLLLTWSDLKEELRRIHSITLSQDEANSKSPIRSNKMVKYVIFQEEESSCEQKSDSSSCVTSLTLTEVPKPPKKREDERIKELSEKENYKEERYKIGWSKGVQNGNSREEKGKFQLRKASELSQEKNGDKNKSKSEKNESEGRDVRTKSVLLQELRESKESLSENGSCLSSNLLTLCLSSVFESTLQVSEQAPMRSLEQQRKEIKTLCCQEDSAKFSSATSHVDQGRGSFKEATCGKMAKPNTLCALKAIECEGIVGKSCDNSIFESVVSSPMDESYSPCLGHSLFDSSDAVVDENSFMSNVHYASNLLVVAMEGDMTNLISQGFKLCDNPLWDDNKDEFAVYFCPLWDTNEGRKDGEIPNEDNETHEAFGVLDIKEVELNAGYSHSSVEKDKCSHIANFTISLSCFVDPFLQVYSKPLLEEITFGPYLDYGISNGKYQDSRTRIIFKRGRMIATMKAQMH
- the LOC132617726 gene encoding uncharacterized protein LOC132617726; its protein translation is MSFTIARIYDYEGLAKCGSNHVVLPRLCMCASKETYLQWEYYMEHIFACNNFWEMEKLEFATRALSLKLRKIVDDYRNPHWVKFNRLLLTWSDLKEELRRIHSITLSQDEANSKSPIRSNKMVKYVIFQEEESSCEQKSDSSSCVTSLTLTEVPKPPKKREDERIKELSEKENYKEERYKIGWSKGVQNGNSREEKGKFQLRKASELSQEKNGDKNKSKSEKNESEGRDVRTKSVLLQELRESKESLSENGSCLSSNLLTLCLSSVFESTLQVSEQAPMRSLEQQRKEIKTLCCQEDSAKFSSATSHVDQGRGSFKEATCGKMAKPNTLCALKAIECEGIVGKSCDNSIFESVVSSPMDESYSPCLGHSLFDSSDAVVDENSFMSNVHYASNLLVVAMEGDMTNLISQGFKLCDNPLWDDNKDEFAVYFCPLWDTNEGRKDGEIPNEDNETHEAFGVLDIKEVELNAGYSHSSVEKDKCSHIANFTISLSCFVDPFLQVYSKPLLEEITFGPYLDYGISNGKYQDSRTRIIFKRGRMIATMKAQMH